ATAGGATTTGGAACATCATGGATGAATCCTTTCAGTGTTGCAATAGCACAAGGAGTAGCAGGAATTCCGGTACTTTCAGCAGCAGGATTCAGAATGGCTATGTGGACATTTTTTACAGCATTTGGAATATTTTATACTGTTAGATATGCAAATAAAGTAAAAGCTAATCCTCAGAGCTCTATTTCATATGAAACAGATAGGTATTATAGAGAAGAATTTAAATTAGAAGAACAAGGAGAAGTTGATTTTAAATTTGGGCATAAATTAGTTTTATTAGTTGTCATTTTGGGAATGGCTTGGATAATATATGGAGTTGTAGTATTTGGATACTATCTTCCTGAAATTGCTACTCAATTCGTAATAATGGGTATTGTAGCTGGAATAATTGGAGTAATTTTCAAACTTAATGATATGACTGTAAATGACATAGCCACTTCATTTAGAAAAGGAGCAGAAGATTTAATTGGAGCTGCTATAGTAGTGGGAATGGCAAAAGGGATAGTTCTTGTATTAGGTGGAACAGAAGCTGGAACACCAAGTGTTCTTAATACAGTTCTTAATTGGGTTGCAAATGGACTTGGAGGATTACCAGCAGCAGCTTCTGCTTGGGTAATGTATATATTTCAATCTGTATTCAATTTCTTTGTTGTATCAGGTTCTGGACAAGCGGCTTTAACAATGCCTATAATGGCTCCATTATCAGATTTGGTTGGAGTTCCTAGACAGGTTGCAGTTCTTGCTTTTCAATTAGGAGATGGATTTACTAATCTTATTGTTCCTACATCGGGAATCTTAATGGCTATATTAGGTATTGCTAAATTAGAATGGGGAATTTGGGCAAAATTTCAAATTAAATTTCAAGGTTGGCTTTTCCTATTTGGATCATTATTCGTTATTGGTGGAGTATTAATGAAGCTTCAATAAAAAATATTTAAATCTTTTTTGATAAAAAATGAAAGAAAACAGCAGAAGAGACTAATTAACCTTAACTGTTGTTCTTTTATTCTATCATTTTTTGAAAAACATCTTTCAAAAATTATAAAATAAAACTTTTTTTTCAAAAAAAACTTGATTTTTTTTAAATTTAGGTTTATACTCAAACCTATAAAAAGGATTTTAAAAAGAGGAGGAAAAACATGTTTGTGATACTAAGCATAATATTTGTCATATATATACTGCTCATATACAGAGAAAAAAATTATATACAGATATTTATGTTAGGAAGAGTTGCAACATTATTCCACAATCCTCTTGTTATAAAAGATAAATTTGTTTCATTTGACTAGATTTTAAATGGAAAATGATAATGTTTTTTATAGTAATTTTGTGAATACTTTGT
Above is a window of Fusobacterium sp. DNA encoding:
- the yfcC gene encoding putative basic amino acid antiporter YfcC, which produces MKKKFNMPDTYVIIFFVVILAAILTHTVPVGKFQMEKVTYITETGAEKTRTVPVAGSFTYELNEQGEPLVKGIKFFEPGGEVGVANYVFEGIVSGDKWGTAVGVIAFILITGGSFGIILKTKAVESGLYALIKKTKGSEWLLLPIVFFVFSLGGAVFGMGEEAIPFAMVLIPIVIGMGYDGITGILITYVSTQIGFGTSWMNPFSVAIAQGVAGIPVLSAAGFRMAMWTFFTAFGIFYTVRYANKVKANPQSSISYETDRYYREEFKLEEQGEVDFKFGHKLVLLVVILGMAWIIYGVVVFGYYLPEIATQFVIMGIVAGIIGVIFKLNDMTVNDIATSFRKGAEDLIGAAIVVGMAKGIVLVLGGTEAGTPSVLNTVLNWVANGLGGLPAAASAWVMYIFQSVFNFFVVSGSGQAALTMPIMAPLSDLVGVPRQVAVLAFQLGDGFTNLIVPTSGILMAILGIAKLEWGIWAKFQIKFQGWLFLFGSLFVIGGVLMKLQ